A genomic segment from Pseudomonas sp. S09G 359 encodes:
- a CDS encoding MarR family winged helix-turn-helix transcriptional regulator, translated as MKHFTPDNFHNCHLGLLLGRAAILKDKIIDTHMEPHGVTAAQFKVLIIMAQFGVDTPAELCRNLSLDSGSMTRMLDRLEQKGLLDRKRSELDRRQVQLVLTADGQRLADMLPHIGAQALNQLAGALEPGELQTLEKILKKILIAAGDPITLQRVGKE; from the coding sequence ATGAAACACTTCACCCCCGATAACTTCCACAACTGCCACCTGGGCCTGTTGCTGGGCCGCGCCGCGATTCTCAAAGACAAGATCATCGACACCCATATGGAACCCCACGGCGTTACCGCCGCGCAGTTCAAGGTGTTGATCATCATGGCGCAGTTTGGCGTCGACACCCCGGCGGAGCTGTGCCGCAACCTGTCCCTGGACAGCGGCTCAATGACCCGCATGCTCGACCGGCTTGAGCAAAAAGGCCTGTTGGACCGCAAGCGCTCAGAACTGGACCGCCGCCAAGTGCAGTTGGTGTTGACCGCCGACGGCCAGCGCCTGGCGGACATGCTGCCGCATATCGGCGCCCAGGCGCTGAACCAGTTGGCCGGTGCGTTGGAACCGGGTGAGCTGCAAACCCTGGAAAAGATTCTCAAGAAAATTCTGATAGCTGCCGGTGACCCCATCACCCTGCAGCGGGTAGGTAAAGAATGA
- a CDS encoding translocation/assembly module TamB domain-containing protein, which yields MRGVKIAGLAVSGILAVLLLALWALLGSQAGSRWALGRVPGLSVENFQGHLGGRWSADHLLWQQDSSRVELKAPMFDWSPACLLRMTLCINQLDVEQVSLQFPPGTEDSSGPIALPDLKLPVAIQLGDVRVGSLLFNGSEELKGLQLAAHWTAAGMQIDSVHLQRDDLVLDLAGLLQPNGDWPLSASGNLSLPYAPGGAPWTVALKIDGDLLKTLTLDADSSGYLPAKLKGELQPLAENLPAQLHITADGFKPSADLPDTLQLNQLDLTAKGDLKSGYQLLGKAVLPAEKGPVDLLLQGKVDAKGAQIAGLDLTAGDKQSLKLSAQLDWQQGFSADAKIDWLDFPWHRLYPLIDEPQVVLHTFNGEVSYKDGNYLGNLKADLDGPAGKFNLVTPFSGNLQQVFLPELKLTAGQGKAEGHLNLQFADGIAWDTALDLSALNPAYWVAELPGTLAGPLRSKGEFKNEQLKLNADLDLKGRLRGQTAVLAAKAEGAGEQWTLANLDIRLGDNRINGSGSLQQRLAGQIDIKLARLAQLWPQLRGQVNGRLDVAGSLQAPQGKLDLKGQQLAFADNRLQSLTLGATLDSAQRAKIDLKGSGIQAGETQVGTLTASAQGDIKSQKVQLDLAGPLVKLALALDGNLDKGNWRGRLASGDVQAGGQDWKLQAPAKIERLADGKLTFAAHCWVSGPASLCGEDQRLMPEPKLRYHLKQFPIDSLAAFLPKDFAWQGKLNADVQLDLPDSGPKGVVSVDASGGTLRVKDKDQWLDFPYDTLKLETTLNPKRIDTQLNFRGGKLGELVLQAQINPLPKNKPITGNFSLTGLDLAVARPFVPMVEKLNGKLNGSGRISGGLLAPQVNGNVNLIGGEMSGPELPISLEGLNVQALIAGESVQLNGAWRSGKAGQGSLKGQIDWAQALAVDLSLQGAQLPVTVEPYAELEVAPDLKISLKDDKLAIAGKVQIPRGDITVRELPPSTVKVSDDTVIIGSQTEEGKPPMAMAMDIDVVVGEDRLNFSGFGLTAKVQGHVHIGDNLDTRGELWLNDGRYRAYGQRLDVRRARLLFAGPLDQPYLDIEAIRKTDDVIAGIRLSGSAEQPTTQIFSEPAMSQEQALSYLVLGRPLSTTGEDNNMLAQAALGLGLMGSAGVTSDLANKLGIQDFDLDTQGSGTTTAVVASGKITEKLSLRYGVGVFEPASTIALRYLLSKKVYLEVASGVASSLDIFYKRDF from the coding sequence ATGCGTGGTGTAAAAATTGCGGGGCTGGCCGTATCTGGCATTCTCGCCGTGCTGTTGCTGGCCCTGTGGGCGCTGCTCGGTAGCCAGGCGGGCAGCCGCTGGGCGTTGGGGCGTGTACCGGGGCTGAGCGTAGAAAATTTCCAGGGCCATTTGGGTGGCCGGTGGAGCGCCGATCATCTGCTGTGGCAGCAGGACAGCAGCCGCGTCGAACTCAAGGCGCCGATGTTCGATTGGTCGCCGGCGTGCCTGCTGCGCATGACCTTGTGTATCAATCAGCTGGACGTGGAGCAGGTCAGCCTGCAATTCCCGCCCGGCACCGAAGACAGCAGCGGCCCCATCGCACTGCCGGACTTGAAATTGCCGGTTGCCATCCAGTTGGGCGACGTTCGCGTCGGCAGCCTGCTGTTTAACGGCAGCGAGGAACTCAAGGGCCTGCAACTGGCGGCGCACTGGACGGCCGCCGGGATGCAGATCGACTCGGTGCACCTGCAACGCGATGACCTGGTGCTGGACCTCGCCGGCCTGCTGCAGCCCAACGGCGACTGGCCATTAAGCGCCAGCGGCAATCTGAGCCTGCCTTACGCGCCGGGTGGCGCGCCTTGGACGGTGGCATTGAAGATTGATGGCGACTTGCTTAAGACCCTCACGCTCGATGCCGACAGCAGTGGCTATCTGCCGGCGAAGCTCAAGGGTGAGTTACAACCGCTGGCGGAAAACCTGCCGGCCCAGTTGCACATCACCGCAGACGGCTTCAAACCCAGCGCCGATCTGCCTGACACCCTACAACTCAATCAACTCGACCTGACCGCCAAGGGCGACCTGAAAAGCGGTTACCAACTGCTGGGCAAGGCCGTGCTGCCGGCGGAAAAAGGCCCGGTGGATTTGCTGCTGCAAGGCAAGGTCGACGCCAAGGGCGCGCAGATCGCCGGCCTGGATCTGACGGCGGGTGACAAGCAGAGCCTCAAGCTCAGTGCCCAGCTGGATTGGCAGCAGGGCTTCAGCGCCGATGCGAAGATCGATTGGCTGGACTTTCCCTGGCATCGCCTCTACCCGCTGATTGACGAGCCACAGGTGGTATTGCATACATTCAATGGTGAGGTTTCTTACAAGGACGGCAACTACCTCGGCAACCTCAAGGCCGACCTCGACGGCCCCGCCGGCAAGTTCAATCTGGTCACGCCGTTCAGCGGTAATCTCCAGCAAGTGTTTCTGCCCGAGCTGAAACTGACCGCCGGTCAAGGCAAGGCCGAAGGCCACCTGAACCTGCAGTTCGCCGACGGCATCGCCTGGGATACGGCGTTGGACCTGTCGGCGCTGAATCCGGCTTACTGGGTCGCCGAGTTGCCGGGCACGCTGGCCGGGCCGCTGCGCAGCAAGGGCGAGTTCAAGAACGAGCAACTCAAGCTGAATGCCGACCTTGACCTTAAAGGCCGCCTGCGCGGCCAGACCGCCGTGCTGGCGGCCAAGGCCGAAGGCGCGGGCGAGCAATGGACCCTGGCCAACCTGGATATCCGCTTGGGTGATAACCGCATTAACGGCAGCGGTAGCCTGCAACAACGGCTGGCAGGGCAGATTGATATCAAGCTGGCACGCCTGGCCCAGCTGTGGCCGCAGCTGCGTGGGCAGGTCAATGGTCGCCTCGACGTGGCCGGCAGCCTCCAGGCGCCCCAAGGCAAGCTCGACCTCAAGGGCCAGCAACTGGCGTTTGCCGACAACCGCCTGCAAAGCCTGACCCTCGGCGCCACCCTCGACAGCGCCCAGCGCGCGAAAATCGACCTCAAGGGCAGCGGCATCCAGGCCGGCGAGACCCAGGTCGGCACGCTGACCGCCAGTGCCCAGGGCGATATCAAAAGCCAGAAGGTCCAACTGGACCTGGCCGGGCCCTTGGTCAAGCTGGCCCTGGCCCTGGACGGCAACCTCGATAAGGGTAACTGGCGCGGGCGCCTCGCCAGCGGTGACGTACAGGCCGGTGGCCAGGACTGGAAGCTGCAAGCTCCGGCGAAAATCGAACGCCTGGCCGACGGCAAGCTGACCTTCGCCGCGCACTGCTGGGTGTCCGGCCCGGCCAGCCTGTGCGGTGAAGACCAGCGCCTGATGCCCGAGCCAAAATTGCGTTACCACCTCAAGCAGTTCCCCATCGACAGCCTGGCGGCGTTTTTGCCCAAGGACTTCGCCTGGCAGGGCAAGCTCAACGCCGACGTGCAACTCGATCTGCCCGACAGCGGCCCCAAGGGCGTGGTGTCGGTGGATGCCAGCGGCGGCACCTTGCGCGTCAAGGACAAGGACCAGTGGCTGGATTTCCCCTATGACACCCTCAAGCTGGAAACCACCCTCAACCCCAAGCGTATCGACACCCAGCTGAATTTCCGGGGTGGCAAGCTCGGCGAGTTGGTATTGCAGGCGCAGATCAACCCGTTGCCGAAAAACAAGCCGATCACCGGCAATTTCAGCCTTACCGGCCTCGATCTCGCCGTGGCGCGGCCGTTTGTGCCGATGGTGGAAAAGCTCAACGGCAAGCTCAACGGCAGCGGGCGGATTTCCGGCGGGCTGCTGGCACCGCAGGTCAACGGCAACGTCAACCTGATCGGCGGCGAAATGTCGGGGCCGGAACTGCCCATCAGCCTCGAAGGCCTGAACGTGCAGGCGTTGATCGCCGGCGAAAGCGTGCAGTTGAACGGCGCCTGGCGCAGCGGCAAGGCCGGGCAGGGCAGCCTCAAGGGCCAGATCGACTGGGCCCAGGCGCTGGCGGTGGACCTCAGCCTGCAAGGCGCGCAGTTGCCGGTCACGGTAGAGCCCTACGCCGAGCTGGAAGTGGCGCCGGACCTGAAGATCAGCTTGAAAGACGACAAACTGGCGATTGCCGGCAAAGTGCAGATCCCGCGCGGTGACATCACCGTGCGTGAGCTGCCGCCGTCGACGGTCAAGGTCTCGGATGACACGGTGATCATTGGCAGCCAGACCGAGGAAGGCAAGCCGCCGATGGCGATGGCCATGGATATCGACGTGGTGGTGGGCGAAGACAGGCTCAACTTTTCTGGCTTCGGCCTGACCGCCAAGGTGCAGGGGCATGTGCACATTGGTGACAACCTGGACACCCGTGGCGAGCTGTGGCTCAACGATGGGCGCTACCGAGCCTACGGCCAGCGGCTGGATGTGCGCCGCGCGCGGCTGTTGTTCGCCGGGCCGCTCGACCAGCCCTATCTGGATATCGAAGCGATCCGCAAGACCGACGACGTGATCGCCGGTATCCGCCTGAGCGGCAGCGCCGAGCAGCCCACCACGCAAATCTTCTCCGAGCCGGCCATGAGCCAGGAGCAGGCGCTGTCCTACCTGGTACTGGGGCGCCCGCTGAGCACCACTGGCGAAGACAACAACATGCTCGCCCAAGCCGCCCTCGGGCTGGGCTTGATGGGCAGCGCCGGGGTCACTTCGGACCTGGCCAACAAGCTTGGTATTCAGGACTTCGACCTCGACACCCAGGGCAGCGGCACCACCACGGCGGTGGTGGCCAGCGGCAAGATCACCGAGAAACTCAGCCTGCGTTACGGGGTAGGGGTGTTCGAGCCGGCCAGCACGATTGCCTTGCGCTATTTGCTGAGCAAGAAGGTGTATCTGGAAGTGGCGAGTGGCGTGGCCAGCTCGTTGGATATCTTCTACAAACGCGATTTCTAA
- a CDS encoding autotransporter assembly complex family protein: MKFPGRFTSGLILLFTSCGAFAQSELDVRIKPSNDALKANIEGYIGGVGDRDEEALLRFSRGAEEQARKAAQALGYYQPQIESDVKGGKNPRLILTIDPGEPVHLRNVTIRVDGEAANLKAFRVPASDDLKSGAVLNHGHYEDAKRLIQNQASRYGFFSGRFINQKLAVDPQAGVADIELIYDSGPRYSLGKVSFAGDTPFDEELLQRMVPFKSGAPYDSELIAELNQNLQASGFFEGVRVDAAPAASTNDVIPVAVNLETRKPRTMGLGLGFSTDVGPRGKANWARHWVNPQGHSYGWEAELSAPRQNVGLWYDIPLDPPLTDKLRFAGGYQNEELAGTDTLSKLLTVGPEWHSKLPSGWTRVTSLKYQREEYRLGNDSGLSNLVMPGVSYSYLRSDNRIDPHNGYRLQFDTKVAKEGLGSDTNLLYGTAMVKGLTTLWDNHRFLARAQVGGSATNGYKSVPPSLRFFAGGDQSVRGYEYQTLSPENDRGDRIGGRYMVALSAEYQYSIAEKWRIATFIDQGNSFNTLELPSLKTGVGVGIRWVSPVGPIRLDLAHALEDPGGIRLHFSMGPEL, translated from the coding sequence ATGAAGTTTCCAGGAAGATTTACCAGCGGCTTGATTCTGCTGTTCACAAGCTGCGGCGCATTCGCGCAAAGCGAATTGGACGTGCGGATCAAGCCCTCAAACGACGCGTTGAAAGCCAACATCGAAGGCTATATCGGCGGGGTGGGCGATCGTGATGAAGAAGCCTTGCTGCGCTTCAGCCGTGGCGCTGAAGAACAGGCGCGCAAGGCGGCCCAGGCGCTGGGCTACTATCAGCCACAGATCGAGAGTGATGTGAAGGGCGGCAAGAACCCGCGCCTGATCCTCACCATCGACCCCGGCGAACCGGTGCATTTGCGCAACGTGACCATCCGGGTCGACGGCGAGGCCGCGAACCTCAAGGCATTTCGTGTGCCCGCCAGCGACGACCTCAAATCCGGCGCCGTGCTCAACCACGGCCATTACGAAGACGCCAAGCGTCTGATCCAGAACCAGGCTTCGCGCTACGGCTTTTTCAGCGGGCGTTTTATCAATCAAAAACTGGCGGTAGACCCGCAGGCCGGCGTGGCCGATATCGAACTTATCTACGACAGCGGCCCGCGGTACAGCTTGGGCAAGGTCAGTTTCGCCGGCGATACGCCGTTTGATGAAGAGCTGCTGCAACGCATGGTGCCGTTTAAAAGTGGCGCCCCATACGATTCCGAGCTGATCGCCGAGCTCAACCAGAACCTGCAAGCCAGCGGCTTTTTCGAAGGCGTGCGCGTAGACGCCGCGCCGGCCGCTTCCACGAATGACGTGATCCCGGTAGCGGTCAATCTGGAAACCCGCAAGCCTCGCACCATGGGCCTGGGCCTGGGTTTTTCCACTGACGTCGGCCCACGGGGCAAGGCCAATTGGGCGCGCCACTGGGTCAACCCCCAAGGCCATAGCTATGGCTGGGAAGCCGAACTGTCGGCGCCCCGCCAAAACGTCGGCCTGTGGTACGACATTCCGCTGGACCCGCCGCTCACTGACAAGCTGCGTTTTGCCGGCGGCTACCAGAATGAAGAGCTGGCCGGCACCGACACCCTGAGTAAATTGCTCACCGTCGGCCCGGAATGGCACAGCAAGTTGCCCAGTGGCTGGACCCGCGTGACCTCATTGAAATACCAGCGCGAAGAATATCGCCTGGGCAACGACTCGGGCCTCAGCAACCTGGTGATGCCGGGTGTCAGTTACTCCTACCTGCGCAGCGATAACCGTATCGACCCGCACAACGGTTATCGCCTGCAATTCGACACCAAGGTGGCCAAAGAGGGGTTGGGCTCCGACACTAACCTGCTGTACGGCACGGCCATGGTCAAAGGCCTGACTACCCTGTGGGACAACCACCGTTTCCTGGCCCGGGCCCAGGTCGGCGGCAGTGCCACCAATGGCTACAAATCGGTGCCGCCGTCGCTGCGCTTCTTTGCCGGTGGTGACCAGAGTGTGCGCGGCTACGAGTACCAGACGCTGTCACCGGAGAACGACCGTGGCGACCGCATCGGTGGCCGCTACATGGTGGCCCTGAGCGCCGAGTATCAATATTCCATCGCCGAAAAATGGCGGATCGCGACCTTTATCGACCAGGGCAACTCCTTCAACACCCTGGAATTGCCCAGCCTGAAAACCGGCGTCGGCGTCGGCATCCGTTGGGTCTCGCCAGTCGGGCCGATCCGCTTGGACCTGGCCCATGCCCTGGAAGACCCGGGCGGCATTCGATTGCACTTTTCCATGGGGCCTGAGCTGTGA
- a CDS encoding efflux RND transporter periplasmic adaptor subunit, which yields MATAENTNATEQPKDNNPRKRKVMLVGLALIVILGVAGVWAWHELYGRFNESTDDAYVNGNVVEITPLVTGTVVSIGADDGDLVHEGQVLVNFDPNDAAVGLQSAKANLARTVRQVRGLYSNVDGMKAQVNAQKADVQTAQDNFNRRKTLAAGGAISQEELSHARDSLTAAKNALTNLEQQLKTTNALVDDTVISSHPDVQAAAAQLRQAYLTNARSTLIAPVTGYVAKRTVQLGQRVQPGTALMAVIPLNQLWIDANFKETQLRDMRIGQPVDIESDIYGSDVKYSGTVDSLGAGTGSAFALLPAQNATGNWIKIVQRVPVRIHINADELAKNPLRVGLSTVVNVDLHDQSGPVLAQQAPQKASFTTNVYERQLAEADAMITQLIHDNSVAAPKAVQR from the coding sequence ATGGCCACTGCCGAAAACACCAACGCAACCGAACAACCCAAAGACAACAACCCGCGCAAACGCAAAGTCATGCTGGTCGGCCTGGCGCTGATCGTCATTCTCGGCGTGGCGGGCGTGTGGGCCTGGCACGAGCTCTACGGGCGCTTTAATGAAAGCACCGACGACGCCTATGTGAACGGCAACGTGGTGGAAATCACGCCGCTGGTCACCGGCACGGTGGTCAGCATCGGCGCCGACGATGGTGATCTGGTCCACGAAGGCCAGGTGTTGGTCAATTTCGACCCGAACGACGCCGCCGTCGGCCTGCAAAGTGCCAAGGCCAACCTGGCCCGCACCGTGCGCCAGGTTCGCGGGCTGTACAGCAATGTCGATGGCATGAAAGCCCAGGTCAATGCACAGAAAGCCGACGTGCAAACTGCCCAGGACAACTTCAACCGTCGCAAGACACTGGCTGCTGGCGGGGCGATTTCCCAGGAAGAACTGTCCCATGCCCGTGACAGCCTGACCGCCGCCAAGAACGCCCTGACCAACCTTGAGCAACAACTCAAGACCACCAACGCGCTGGTGGATGACACCGTGATCAGCTCGCACCCCGACGTGCAAGCCGCTGCCGCGCAACTGCGCCAGGCCTACCTGACCAATGCGCGCAGCACCTTGATTGCGCCGGTCACCGGCTATGTGGCCAAGCGCACCGTGCAACTGGGCCAGCGCGTGCAGCCGGGCACCGCGCTGATGGCGGTGATCCCGTTGAACCAACTGTGGATCGACGCCAACTTCAAGGAAACCCAACTGCGTGACATGCGCATTGGCCAGCCGGTGGACATCGAGTCGGACATCTACGGCAGCGACGTGAAGTACAGCGGCACCGTCGACAGCCTCGGCGCCGGTACCGGCAGCGCGTTTGCCCTGCTGCCGGCGCAGAACGCCACCGGTAACTGGATCAAGATTGTGCAGCGCGTGCCGGTGCGTATCCATATCAATGCCGATGAACTGGCCAAGAACCCGTTGCGCGTGGGCTTGAGCACTGTGGTCAATGTCGACCTGCACGACCAGAGCGGTCCGGTGCTGGCGCAACAGGCACCGCAAAAGGCCTCGTTCACCACCAACGTGTATGAACGCCAATTGGCCGAGGCTGACGCCATGATCACCCAGTTGATCCATGACAACAGCGTCGCCGCTCCCAAGGCTGTGCAACGCTGA
- the lpxH gene encoding UDP-2,3-diacylglucosamine diphosphatase has translation MILLISDLHLEEERPDITRAFLDLLHGRAQGAQALYILGDFFEAWIGDDGMTPFQRSIGEALRELSDSGTPIFIMHGNRDFLIGKAFCKAAGATLLKDPSVVQLHGEPVLLMHGDSLCTRDLGYMKLRRILRNPIVLFILRHLPLRTRHKLARKLRSESSAQVRMKANDIVDVTPEEVPRVMQQFGVRTLVHGHTHRPAIHKLQIGDQAAKRIVLGDWDKQGWALQVDEQGFQLAAFDFVNPQLALPGA, from the coding sequence GTGATATTGCTGATTTCAGATTTGCATCTGGAAGAGGAGCGCCCGGACATTACCCGGGCGTTTCTGGATCTGCTCCACGGCCGCGCCCAAGGCGCCCAGGCGTTGTACATTCTGGGGGACTTCTTTGAAGCCTGGATTGGCGACGATGGGATGACGCCGTTCCAGCGCTCCATTGGCGAGGCGCTGCGCGAGCTGAGCGACAGCGGCACCCCGATTTTCATCATGCATGGCAACCGCGATTTCCTGATCGGCAAGGCCTTCTGCAAAGCTGCAGGCGCCACCTTGCTCAAGGACCCGAGTGTCGTGCAACTGCATGGCGAGCCCGTGCTATTGATGCACGGCGACAGCCTGTGCACCCGCGACCTTGGCTATATGAAGCTGCGGCGCATCCTGCGCAACCCGATTGTGCTGTTTATCCTGCGTCACCTGCCGTTGCGCACCCGCCACAAACTGGCGCGCAAGCTGCGCAGCGAAAGCAGCGCCCAGGTACGTATGAAAGCCAACGACATTGTTGATGTAACACCCGAGGAAGTGCCGCGGGTGATGCAGCAATTCGGCGTGCGCACCCTGGTGCATGGCCATACGCACCGCCCGGCGATCCACAAGCTGCAGATCGGCGACCAGGCGGCCAAGCGCATTGTGCTGGGGGATTGGGACAAGCAGGGTTGGGCTTTGCAGGTGGATGAGCAAGGGTTTCAGTTGGCGGCGTTCGATTTTGTGAACCCGCAGTTGGCGTTGCCTGGCGCTTAA
- a CDS encoding DHA2 family efflux MFS transporter permease subunit: MSNNASFTPPSLLMATIGLSLATFMQVLDTTIANVALPTISGNLGVSSEQGTWVITSFAVSNAIALPLTGWLSRRFGEVKLFLWATLLFVLASFLCGISTSMPELIGFRVLQGLVAGPLYPMTQTLLIAVYPPARRGMALALLAMVTVVAPIAGPILGGWITDSYSWPWIFFINVPIGIFAVMVVRSQLKKRPVVTSYQPMDYVGLLSLIVGVGALQIILDKGNDLDWFESNFIIVGAAISVIALAVFIIWEMTDKHPVVNLRLFAYRNFRIGTIVLILGYAGFFGINLILPQWLQTQMGYTATWAGLAVAPIGILPVLMSPFVGKYAHKFDLRLLAGLAFLAIGLSCFMRAGFTNEVDFQHIALVQLFMGIGVALFFMPTLSILMSDLPPHQIADGAGLATFLRTLGGSFAASLTTWIWIRRADQHHAYMSENMTTYDSATRDALQALGGAGHKAYAQLDQILTSQAYMMSTVDYFTLLGWMFMGLMLLVWLAKPPFGAKAGPEASGH; this comes from the coding sequence ATGAGCAATAACGCCTCCTTCACGCCACCCAGCCTGTTGATGGCCACTATTGGCCTGTCGCTGGCGACCTTTATGCAGGTGCTCGACACCACCATCGCCAACGTGGCGTTGCCGACCATTTCCGGCAACCTGGGCGTGAGTTCGGAGCAGGGCACCTGGGTGATCACCTCGTTTGCGGTGAGCAACGCCATTGCGTTGCCGCTCACCGGCTGGTTGAGCCGCCGGTTTGGCGAGGTGAAGCTGTTTTTGTGGGCGACCCTGCTGTTTGTGCTGGCGTCGTTCTTGTGCGGCATTTCCACGTCGATGCCCGAACTGATCGGCTTTAGGGTGTTGCAAGGCCTGGTCGCCGGGCCGTTGTACCCAATGACCCAGACCTTGCTGATCGCGGTCTACCCGCCGGCGAGGCGCGGTATGGCGCTGGCGTTGCTGGCGATGGTCACGGTGGTGGCACCGATTGCCGGGCCGATCCTTGGCGGCTGGATCACCGACAGCTACAGCTGGCCGTGGATCTTCTTTATCAACGTGCCCATCGGTATTTTCGCGGTAATGGTGGTGCGTTCGCAGCTGAAGAAACGCCCGGTGGTCACCAGTTACCAGCCGATGGACTACGTGGGGCTGCTTAGTCTGATCGTGGGTGTGGGCGCCTTGCAGATCATCCTCGACAAGGGCAATGACCTGGACTGGTTCGAATCCAACTTCATCATCGTTGGCGCGGCGATTTCGGTGATTGCCTTGGCGGTGTTCATTATCTGGGAAATGACCGACAAACACCCGGTGGTCAACCTGCGGCTGTTCGCCTATCGCAATTTCCGTATCGGCACCATTGTGTTGATCCTGGGTTACGCAGGCTTCTTCGGCATCAACCTGATCCTGCCGCAATGGCTGCAAACCCAGATGGGCTACACCGCTACCTGGGCCGGTTTGGCGGTGGCGCCGATCGGCATTCTGCCGGTATTGATGTCGCCGTTTGTCGGCAAGTACGCGCACAAGTTCGACCTGCGGCTGCTGGCGGGCCTGGCATTCCTGGCGATCGGCCTGAGTTGCTTCATGCGTGCCGGCTTCACCAATGAGGTGGACTTCCAGCACATTGCCCTGGTGCAACTGTTCATGGGTATCGGCGTGGCGCTGTTCTTTATGCCGACCTTGAGCATCCTGATGTCCGACCTGCCGCCGCACCAGATCGCCGATGGCGCTGGCCTGGCGACCTTTCTGCGGACCTTGGGCGGCAGCTTCGCGGCCTCGCTGACCACCTGGATCTGGATTCGCCGCGCGGACCAGCACCATGCGTACATGAGCGAGAACATGACCACCTACGACTCGGCCACCCGCGACGCGCTGCAGGCGCTGGGCGGGGCAGGGCACAAGGCGTATGCGCAGTTGGACCAGATCCTCACCAGCCAGGCCTACATGATGTCCACCGTGGATTACTTCACGCTGCTGGGGTGGATGTTCATGGGGTTGATGTTGCTGGTGTGGCTGGCCAAGCCACCGTTCGGCGCGAAGGCGGGGCCGGAGGCCTCCGGCCACTGA
- a CDS encoding efflux transporter outer membrane subunit → MNTRALSLVLVAMTLAGCANFSGLDTQGQRLDANTLQTGKSLSGVTLSNAAWPAADWWKSLGDPQLDGLIHEALQNSPDMQVASARAHQAEAAAYAANAARMPTVDASAGVSRSRLAKDQDPLGQGDAYSTVRNIGASFNYNFDLWGGQRAAWEAALGQARAAEVDQQAARLTLAADVAKAYSDLGQAHIVRDLATDDLKRTRQMLDLSKRRLDSGIDSQYQYQQTESLEASSQSQLIDAQKQLQSAKIALAVLLGKGPDRGNELARPNVLKPAAVAVPSVLPAELLGRRPDLIAARWRVEAASKDIAASKTRFYPNLNLSASAGAESLLGDAMFGSASRFFNIAPTISLPIFDGGRLRADLDARDADYDLAVAQYNKTLVQALGDIGNTLSQLRETGRQIQAQQHATDIAQQSYDTVVQRYGSGIGNYLDVLSIEQQLLQAQRQLATLNAGQIDLSIQLMQALGGGYRADSVAATTPATRTE, encoded by the coding sequence ATGAACACTCGTGCCCTTAGCCTGGTGCTGGTGGCGATGACGCTGGCCGGTTGCGCCAATTTCAGCGGCCTCGACACGCAAGGCCAGCGCCTCGACGCCAATACCCTGCAAACCGGCAAGTCCTTGAGCGGCGTGACCCTGTCCAACGCCGCCTGGCCTGCCGCCGATTGGTGGAAAAGCCTCGGCGACCCGCAGCTCGACGGGCTGATCCATGAAGCCCTGCAAAACAGCCCCGACATGCAAGTGGCCAGCGCCCGTGCCCACCAGGCCGAGGCTGCTGCCTATGCGGCGAATGCCGCGCGTATGCCAACCGTGGATGCCAGCGCCGGCGTGAGTCGTTCGCGGCTGGCCAAGGACCAGGACCCGCTGGGGCAGGGCGATGCGTACTCCACCGTGCGCAATATCGGCGCCAGCTTCAACTACAACTTCGACCTGTGGGGTGGCCAGCGCGCTGCCTGGGAAGCCGCGTTGGGCCAGGCGCGGGCGGCCGAAGTCGACCAGCAGGCCGCGCGCCTGACCCTCGCCGCCGACGTGGCCAAGGCCTACAGCGACCTGGGCCAGGCCCATATCGTGCGCGACCTGGCCACCGACGACCTCAAGCGTACCCGCCAGATGCTCGACCTGAGCAAGCGCCGGCTGGACTCGGGCATTGACAGCCAATACCAGTACCAACAGACCGAAAGTCTGGAAGCCAGCTCCCAGTCGCAGTTGATCGATGCGCAGAAACAACTGCAGAGCGCCAAGATCGCCCTGGCGGTATTGCTCGGCAAAGGCCCGGACCGTGGCAATGAACTGGCGCGCCCCAACGTGTTGAAACCGGCTGCCGTCGCCGTGCCTTCGGTGTTGCCCGCCGAGTTGCTGGGCCGCCGCCCGGACCTGATCGCCGCGCGCTGGCGCGTCGAGGCCGCGAGTAAAGACATCGCCGCCAGCAAGACGCGCTTCTACCCCAACCTCAACCTGAGCGCGAGCGCCGGGGCCGAGTCGTTGCTGGGGGATGCGATGTTCGGGTCGGCCAGCCGTTTCTTCAATATTGCGCCGACGATTTCGCTGCCGATCTTCGACGGTGGCCGCCTGCGCGCCGACCTCGATGCCCGCGACGCCGACTACGACCTGGCCGTGGCCCAGTACAACAAGACCCTGGTGCAAGCCTTGGGGGATATCGGCAACACCCTTTCACAACTGCGCGAAACCGGGCGGCAGATCCAGGCCCAGCAACATGCCACGGATATTGCCCAGCAGTCTTACGACACCGTGGTTCAGCGTTACGGCTCAGGTATCGGTAATTACCTGGACGTGCTCAGCATCGAGCAGCAATTGCTGCAGGCCCAGCGTCAGCTGGCGACCTTGAATGCGGGGCAAATCGATCTGTCGATTCAATTGATGCAGGCCCTGGGTGGCGGATACCGCGCCGATAGCGTCGCCGCGACCACCCCAGCCACACGCACGGAATAA